GCGCCGCATCTTGGACGGGATTTATACCACGTCAGGTTATGGCGCCGCGCTGGCGCTGATCGCCATCCTCTGCCTTGTCGTGGCGCAGATGGTCACCCGCTGGCTCGGCATCCTGCTGCCCGGCGGGGCCAATTACGCGGGCTACGCCATGGCCGCGGCCTCTTTCCTCGCGCTGGCCGACACCTTCCGCCGCAACGAGCATATCCGCGTCGGCATGCTGGTCGAACGCGGCGGCGCTTGGCGGCGCGGCATCGAGATCTGGTGCTATACCGCCGCCGCCGTGGTGGCGCTCTTCTTTGCGTGGTACGCGGTTCAGACGCCGATCCTCAGCCACAAGATCAACGACGTCAGCCAAGGGCAGGATGGCACGCCGCTGTGGATCCCGCAGATCGTCATGGCGGTGGGCGCGGTGCTGCTGGCCGTTGCGGTGATCGACAGTCTGATCGGCCTTCTCTTCACCCCCAGCATGGGCGTCGACGACCCGCGCGAGCCGCTTCTGCGCGACGCGCTCGGCTCGGTCAAAGCGCGGCTGATCCTTTTCGCGGCCTGCGCGCTGGTGCTCTATGCCGCTGTCCACCTGATGACCGGCTTCGACCGCGACGCGGTGGGGCTCAAGATCGGTGTCTTCCTCTTCGTGCTGTTCTTCCTGCTGGGCTCGGGCCTCTGGGTCGGGCTGGCGCTGATGGGGGTCGCCTATATGGGGATGATCGGCTTCACCCCGCGCAACCCGGGCAGTTCGATGAGCATAACCGTCTGGACCTCGGCCTCGAGCTGGACGCTGACCTCGCTGCCGCTGTTCATCTGGATGGGGGAAATCCTTTACCGCACGAGGCTTTCCGAGGATATGTTCAAGGGGCTCGCGCCGTGGCTTTCGCGCTTTCCGGGGGGCTTGCTGCACTCCAACGTGGTGGGCTGCACGGTCTTCGCGGCGGTCTCGGGCTCCTCTGCGGCCACGCTGACAACGGTCGGCAAGATGTCGATCCCCGAGCTGCGCAAGCGCGGCTATCCCGAGTTCATGATCGTCGGCACGCTGGCGGGTGCCGCGACGCTGGGTCTGATGATCCCGCCCTCGCTGACGCTGATCGTCTATGGCGTGACAGTGAAGCAGAGCGTCACCGGCCTCTTCATGGCGGGCGTCTTTCCGGGACTGGTGCTGGCGACCATGTTCATGGCCTATATCGCGATCTGGTCAGTGGTCCGCCGCGATCAGGCACCCGATCCCGAGCCCGCCATGTCGTTCGGCGAGAAACTCCGCGCCTCGACCCTGCTGATCCCGGTGATCGCGCTGATCATGGTCGTCATCGGCTCCATGTACCTTGGCATCGCCACGGCGACCGAGGCCGCGGCCTTCGGGGTGATCGGCGCGCTGGTGCTGGCGCTGCTGCAGGGCTCGCTCAGCTGGCAGGCGTTCCGCGAGAGCCTCTTTGGCGCCACCCGCACCTCGGCGATGATCGCTCTGATCCTGATGGGCGCGAGCTTCCTGACGCTGGCCATGGGCTTTACCGGCGTGCCGCGCGCGCTGGCCGGAGTGATCGCGGCGTGGGATCTCTCGCCGGTGGCACTGATCGCGGCGCTGACGGTGTTCTACATCATCATCGGCATGTTCCTTGACGGGATCTCGGCGGTGGTGCTCACCATGGCGATCATCGAGCCGATGATCCGCGCCGCAGGGATCGACCTGATCTGGTTCGGCATCTTCATCGTGGTGGTGGTCGAGATGGCGCAGGTCACCCCGCCGGTGGGCTTCAACCTCTTCGTGCTGCAGGGGATGACCCGCCACGACATGAGCTACATCGCCCGCACCGCGCTGCCGATGTTCCTGATCATGGTGCTGATGGTCGGCGTGCTGGTGGCCTTCCCCGGCCTTGCCACATGGCTGCCAGAGACGGTACAGGCCGCGCAATGATCCCACGGGGGCCGGTGCGCCGGCCCCCGACCAACCGACAGGCTTCGCGCATGACGCCCTTCATCGGCATCCTCAGCCTCGACACGCAGTTCCCGCGCATCCTTGGGGACGCGGGCAATCCCGGCAGCTACCATCTGCCCGCCCGCGTGCGCGTGGTTCCGGGCGCGGGCAGCCCGGATATCGTCCGCAACGGACGCCCGGCACCGCAGCTGGTGGATGCCTTCCGAGAGGCTGCCGAAGAGTTGGCCGCGGAAGGCGCCTGCCTGATCACCTCCACCTGCGGCTTCCTGATCTCGGTGCAGCGTGAGATCGCCGCTGCCCTGCCCGTGCCCGTGGTGCTCTCGGGGCTGTGCCTGCTGCCGATGGCGCGGCAGATGACCGGCGGGCGCCCCATCGGCGTGCTGACCGCCTCCGCCGCCGCGCTGGGGCCGGAGACGATCCGCGCCGCTGGCGCCGCGCCCGATGAAGTGCGGATCGGGGGCCTTCAGGACAGCGCCCTTTTCGCCCGGACCTTCCTTGCCGCGAAGGCCCGCCAGAACGCCAGCTTCGACCGGACGCAGATGCAGAGCGAGGTCTGCGCCGCGGCAGAGGCGCTGGTCAGCCGCGCGCCGGAAATCGCGGCCATCGTTCTGGAATGCGGAAACCTGCCGCCCTACGCGGACGCGATCCGCCGCGTCACCGGGCGGCCAGTGTTCTCGATCCTCGACGCGGCACGGCTGGTGGCGCCTGCGCCGGCCTGAGGTCAGCCCGCGCTTTCCGAGCCACCCGGCGTCGCGGGACATAGGCTGTCGATCCGCGCGGGATCCTTCAGCACCGCCGCCAGAATGCCGCGCACCGCCGAGCGGCGCAGCAGCGCTTGCCCCTCGTCGGTGAAGAGCGCCGGACCGAAGTTGGTCGAGAAAGTCGCCTGGTTCGCCACGTTGAAGAAGCTCATCGCGCTGATTTGCCAGTGCAGCGCCACCGGCGAGATGTCCGGGAGGAACAGCCCCGCCGCGCTGCCCGCGCGGCAGATCTTCTCGACCACGCCAATCGCCCGTTCGTTCTTTGCTGCCAGCGCCTGCATCTTCTTCATGTGGCGCGCTTCGTGAATGTTCTCGATCATCACGAGGCGAATGAACTCGGGATTGCGGCGGTGGTGGTCGAAGGTGAACTCCAAGAGCGCCTTCAGCGCCGCATCCGGTGGCAGCCCTTCGAGATCAAGCTCTGCCTCGCCGCCGCGCACCTCGGCATAGCACTCTTCCAGCACCGCCTCGTAGAGCGATTCCTTGTCCCCGAAATAGTAGAAGATCATCCGCTTCGAGGTCGTCGTCTGCGCGGCGATGTCCTCGATTCGTGTCCCCGTAAGCCCACGGCGGGCGAACTCGCTGCGCGCCACGCGCAGGATATCGGCCTTCACCGCTTCGGGATTCTGTTTCCAGCCCCGTGACTTTGCTCGATTTTCCGCAGGCCTCCCCATGCGTCCTCCTCACGTCCTCTTGAACGCTATCCTACATTTTTAACCCGCCGGTTCAATTCACTTGACAATTTAACTGCTGAGTACAATGCTGCGACAACTTGTCAGACACGCGAAGTTGGGGGGAGGCCGCTTTGGAGAACGCGCAAACAAGAGAAGACAGTTTGCTTGCCGGCCTGATCGGTCAGGGCATCGCGCTGTCGCGCACCCCGCTGATGCAGATGCAAGAAGCGCGCGCACAAGGTCTTTTCACCACCTATAAAAAGCTCGACATGGACGCGCCGCAGCGCAAGGACATGACGCTGGCGCAGATGGTCTCTGCCGCCGAGGCCGCGGGCTTTGACGGGCTGAACATCACCTATCCCTATAAGATCGACGTGATCGACCTGCTCGACGAGTTGTCGGAGAACGCCCGCGCCGTGGGCGCGGTGAACACCGTCGTCTTCGAGAACGGCAAGCGGACCGGCCACAACACCGACATGTGGGGCTTTGCCGAAAGCTTCCGCCGGGGCCTCGATGGCGCCGATACGCGCCACGCATTGCTGCTTGGTGCAGGTGGCGCAGGTGTGGCCGTGGCCCATGCGCTGGCCGATTGCGGCGTCGAGACGCTGTCGATCTTCGACACCGATCCGGCGCGGGCCGAAGGGCTTGCCAAGCTGGTCGCCAGCAACCGCCCCGGCACCAAGACGCAGGCGGTCAGCGATATCGCCGCGCTCTTTGCCGAAGGCCGTCCGAACGGTGTGGTCAACTGCACGCCCATGGGCATGGCCAAACTGCCGGGCATGGCAATCGACGAAGACCTTATCGAAGCCGATCTGTGGGTCGCGGATATCGTGTATTTTCCGCTCGAGACCCAGCTCATTGCGACCGCGCGCGCCAAGGGCTGCCGCGTCCTGCCCGGCTCGGGCATGGCGGTGTTCCAAGCGGTGCGCGCCTTCGAACTCTTTACCGGTCGGCCCGCCGATCCGGTTCGCATGAAGGCGACGTTCGACGCCTTCGACCAGCCCGCGCAAGACGCGGGCAACACGAAACGCTGAGGGAGGAATTCATGCGTTCTATCACCAAGTCTCTGCTTGCCGTCACTGCACTCTGCGGCAGCCTCGCCGCAACCACCGCAGGCGCTCAGACCCTGCGCGTCGCGCACGTGGATCCGGACGAGTGGACCGGCTCGAAGAAAGGCGCCGCGGCGCAGATCTTCAAGAACATCGTCGAGGGCGAGTCGGACATGACCGTCGAGCTGTTCCCGGCGGGTGCGCTCGGCAACGAAGACGAGCTGGTCGCGCAGGTGCAGGACAACCTGACCCAGGTCGCGCTGGTTTCCGGCGCCATGTCCAAGGTCTGCCCGGCCGCTTCGGTGCTGGACATCCCCTACACCTTCTCCTCGGCCACCGTCGCATGGGACGTGCTGGACGGCGAGTTTGGCGACGCGCTGGCGCAGCACTGCCTCGAAGAGACCGGCCTGCGCACGCTGGCCTACGGCGAGACCGGCTTCCGCAACTTCACCAACAACACCCGCGAGATCAAATCGCCCGCGGATATGGAAGGTCTGAAGTTCCGCGTGCAGCCGATCCCGCTTTACGTGGAGATGGTGAAGGGTCTTGGCGGTGAGCCGACCCCGATCGCATGGACCGAACTGCCGAACGCGCTGTCGACCGGCGTGGTCGACGGTCAGGAAAATCCGGTTGGCGTGATCTACAACAACGGCCTGCACAAGCTGCAGAAATACATGACCCTCGACGGTCACGTTTACGCCGCCGACTTCATCGTGATCTCGGACGAGTTCTACGACATGCTCGAGCCGGCGCAGCAGGAAGTGGTCGCCAAGGCCGCGCGCATCGCCGGCAACATGGGCCGCGCCATCCAGCAGTGGAACACCGCGCAGGGCGTCGGTGCCGTGCAGGAAGAAGGCATGGAAGTCTACGCGCCGACCGCCGACGAGATTGCAGCCTTTGCAGAAAAGGCGCAACCTGCGGTCGTCGAATACCTCCGCGGCGAACTGGGCGACGATGCCGAGTGGATCGACCGTCTGCAGACCGCCGTCTCGGAAGTCTCGCAGTAATCTGCGACCCCATTGGCCGGGCCGCATGAATGCGGCCCGGCTTTTCTTTACGGCCTGCCCCGCAGGTCCGCCTTTTGGCCCGTCCGCTCGGGCCTTGTCTTCGGAGGAGCCACGATGGATCGTCTCACCCGTGCCGCCCGATGGGTTTTTGCCTTCGGCGCCGGCCTCAGCATGGCGCTGGTCTTTCTCATCATTTTCGTCAACTCGATCCGGCGCTACGCCGTTGGCCGCTCCGTCCCGTGGGGCGAGGAGCTGCCGATCTACCTGACGATCTACGGCGTGATGTTCGGCCTTGCGCTGGCCTATCTGAGCGACAGCCACATCCGCTTCACCGTGATTTCCGACATGCTGCCGAAGCGCGTGCGCCATTGGGTGTTTACCGCTGCCGATGTCATGGGCATCGCCGCGGGCATTGGGCTGGCCTATGCGGGCCACGTCTTTGCGCTGCGCCGCGGAGGCGTCGACTCCTCTGGGCTGAAAGCGACCGCGGACGCGCTGGCGCAAAGCACCGGCATCGACGCGCTGGTCTGGCTCGGCAAGGTCGGCCCTTACCAATATGCCGTTGCGTTCGGCGGGGCGATCCTCGCCATCGCGGCCACCCTGAAACTGATCCAGCGGCTGACCGGCCGCACGGAGGTCTGAGCCAATGGTCTATCTCATCCTGATCGGCGGCCTGCTGGCCGGTGCCCCTATCGCCATCGCGATCATCGCGGCGCTGCTTTATTTCATGGCCACCGGCGAAGCGCCCTACACGCTCCGCATCGTGCCGACCGAGATCTACAAGGGTCTCAACTCCTTCCCGCTGCTGGCCATTCCGCTGTTCGTTCTGGCGGGCGAGCTGATGAACGAAAGCGGCATCACTGGCCGTATCATCGCTTTTGCCAACGTGCTGGTGGGCCGCATGCGCGCCGGTCTTGCACTGGTGAACATCTGGGCCTCGGTGATTTTCGCGGGCCTTTCTGGCTCGGCTGTGGCCGACACCTCGGCGATTGGCCGGGTGTTCATCCCCGAGATGGAAAAGCACGGCTATGACCGCAGCTTCGCCGCCGCGCTGACCGCCGCCTCTTCGGTGATCGGCCCGATCATCCCGCCGTCGATCCCGGTGATCATCTATGCGCTGATCGTGTCGGGCGTGTCGGTTCCGGCGCTGTTCCTCGCGGGCGTGATCCCCGGCATCCTGCTGGCGGTGTTCCTGTCGGCCTACGTCATGCTGACCGTGAAGGTCGACAAGGGCGACCAGACCGGAGATCTGGGCGGGCCGTCGAATGGACAGGCGCTGCTGCAGGGCATCCTGCCGCTCTTGATGCCGGTGCTGGTGGTGGGCTCGATCCTGCTGGGCATCGTGACCCCGACCGAGGCCGCGAGCTTTGCCGTGGGCTACGCGCTGATCCTCGGCCTTTTCGTCTACCGCAACATCCGCCTCTCGGCCCTGCCCCGGATCTTCTCGGGCGCCATGCGCGACAGCGCGGTGATCCTGATCATCATCGCCGCCGTTTCGGCTGCCAACTGGCTGCTCACCTACAACCGCGTGCCGAACATGCTGACCGACTGGGTGCTGACCAATGTCGACAGCAAGACCACCTTCCTGCTGGCGGTGATCGTGCTCTTCCTCTTCGTGGGCCTGTTCCTCGAAGGCATCGCAGCGATGCTGGTGCTGGTGCCGATCCTGCACCCGATCGCCGTGTCGATGGGCGTCGATCCGACCCACTTCGGCATTCTGGTCATCTTCAACCTGATGATCGGCCTGATCACCCCGCCGCTCGGATTGTGTCTCTTCGTTGCCGAAGGGGTCGCCAATGTGGGCATGGCGCGTCTTATCCGCTCGATCATGCCGTTCTTCTTTGTCGAGGTGCTGGTCTTGTTCATCCTGACCTTCGTGCCCGAAACGGTGATCTGGCTGCCGCGCGTGCTCGGCTATTAAGGAGGGACGCCCCATGAAGACCGCGATCGCCACCGTCTCGATCTCGGGCACCCTGCCCGAGAAGCTCGAGGCCATCGCCGCCGCCGGGTTCGACGGGGTGGAAATCTTCGAGCAGGATTTCATCGCCCATGACGGCGGCGCCCGCGAGGTCGGCCGGATGATCCGCGACCACGGGCTGGAGATCCCGCTGTTCCAGCCCTTCCGCGACTTCGAGTGCCTGCCCGAGCCGCTGCGCTCGAAAGCCTTCGACCGTGCCAAGCGCAAGTTCGACGTGATGCAGGAACTGGGCACCGACCTGATCCTGATCTGCTCTTCCGTGCACCCGCGCTCGCTGGGCGGCATCCAGCGCGCGGCGAATGATCTTGCCGAGCTTGGCGAGATCGCCAAGGAGCGCGGCATCCGTCTCGGCTATGAGGCGCTGGCGTGGGGCCGCCACATCAACGATCACCGCGACGCATGGGAGATCGTGCGGCAGGCCGACCATTCCAACGTCGGCATCATCCTCGACAGTTTCCACACGCTGGGCCGCAAGCTTGACCCGGAATCGATCCGCGCGATCCCCGGCGAGAAGATCTTCTTCGTGCAGCTGGCCGATGCGCCGGCGATCGAGATGGACCTTCTCTATTGGTCGCGCCACTTCCGCAACATGCCCGGCGAGGGCGATCTGGAAGTTAAACGCTTCATGCAGGCGGTGATGGCGGCGGGCTACAAGGGACCGATCAGTCTCGAGATCTTCAACGACCAGTTCCGCGGCAGCAACGCCCGCGCCACGGCGCAGGACGGCTATCGCTCGCTCATCGCGCTGATGGACGATGTGCGCCGCGCCGAGCCCGAGACCAAGATCGACATGCCCGCCATCCCGCCGCGCGTGCGCGCCGAGGATGTGAGCTTTGTCGAATTTGCCGCCCGCGACGGCGAGGTCGAGACGTTAACCGACATGCTGCGCACCTTGGGTTTCCGCAACGCCGCCAAGCACCGCAACAAGGCGATCACGCTCTGGCAACAGGGCGACGTGCGGATCGTGGTGAACTCGGAAACGGAAGGCCATGCGGCGCATGTCTGGAACACGCGCGGCCTGTCGGTCTGCGACATCGGCCTGCAGGTGTCCTCGGCCCATGACACGGTAGAGCGCGCCACCGCGCTCGGCTCGCCGACCTTCTCGCAGCCGACCGGGCCGGGTGAGCTGGCGATCCCGGCGATCCGCGGGCTGGGCGGTTCGGTGATGCATTTCATCGACGGCACCAGCGGCCTCGGCGAGGTCTGGGACGTGGAGTTCGAAGCCACCGGCGAGGCCAAGGCGCCCGGCGCGGGCCTGACCCATGTGGATCACCTCGCGCAGACCATGTCTTACGAGGACATGCTGAGTTGGACTTTGTTCTACAGCACGCTCTTCGACATGGAAAAATCCCCCATGGTCGATGTCATCGACCCCGATGGTCTGGTGCGCAGTCAGGTGGTGGAAAGCGCCGCAGGACGGCTGAAGATCACGCTCAATGGCGCCGAAACCCATCGCACCTTGGCCGGGCGTTTCCTTGCCTCCACCTTCGGGGCTTCGGTGCAGCATATCGCGCTTTCGACCGACGACATCTTCGCCTCGGTCGCGCAGATGCAAAAGCTGGGCTTCCAGCCGCTGCCGATCCCCGGCAACTATTACGACGATCTGGCAGCGCGCTTCGATATGCCCGACGGGCTGCTCGAGCGTCTGCGGGCGGGCAACATCCTCTATGACCGTGAGGGCGAGGCCGAGTTCTTCCAGGTCTACAGCCGTGCCTTCGCGGGCGGCATGTTCTTCGAGATCGTGCAGCGCGGACCGGGCTACAAGGGCTTTGGCGGGCCCAACGCCCCCTTCCGCATCGCCGCGCAAAAGCGCCTTGGGCCGAGCAAGGGCATCCCGCAGTCCTGAGCCACCACAAAGCAAAAAACGAAACGCCCGCCGGTTCAATTCGGCGGGCGTTTGCGTCGCAGCGCTGATCCTTAGGCGTCAGCCGCCGAAGGTCTCCATGAACAGCCGCTTCACCTCGACCGGATCGCAGGACAGCGCGATTTCGACCTCGGGCCGCCCAGTGCAGCGCAGCGTGTTGCCGATCTCGGGGCCGTCCAGCGTCACCTGCAGCGGCGCGCGTTCGATGCCGACGATCTGCGGCATGATGCAGGCCATGACCGCCAGCGGATCATGCAGCCCGCAGCCTTCGACGCCGACCGAGCGGTAGAAATCCAGATAGAAATGGCTCATCTCGCGCAGGAAGGCACCATGCTCGGGATCGCGCCGTTCCAGTTCGGCGAAGTCCTCGGCCCGCAGCAGCACCTGCATCGTCACATCGAGCCCGACCATGCAGATGTTCGCCCCGCTCTGCAGCACGATGTCGAGCGCATGCGGGTCGTGATAGGTGTTGGCCTCGGCGTGGGGCGAGATATTGCCGGGCGCATCCAGCGCGCCGCCCATGAAGACGATGCGCTTTACGTTCCGGGCAAACTCGGGATCGAGGCGGATCGCGTCGGCGATATTGGTGATCGGGCCGATCGGGCAGAGCACAAGCTCGCCCTTATGCTCGCGCGCCATACGCACGAGGAACTCTGCCGCGGTCTCGTCCAGCTTTGCGCCCTTGGGCGTCATCTCGGGCAGGCTGCCAAAGCCTTCGGGGCCGTGCACGTGATGGCTCGGCGTCGCAGGCGGCAATTCCAGCGCCTTGGCCGCGCCTTCGGCCACCGGGATGTCGAGCCCGGCGCGCTCGACAAGATAGAGCGCATTGCGCGTCGCCTGCGCGACGGTGACATTGCCAAAGACGGTGGTCAGCCCCAGCAGGTCGATCTGCGGCTGCGCGGCGGCGTAGAGGATGGCAAGGGCGTCGTCGACGCCGGGGTCGGTATCGATGATGAGTTTCATGCGTCGGTCCAAGGTCATGGGCGCCGGGAGGCGTCTCCACATCCCGGCGAAATCCATACCGCTCTACCCCGCGGCACGGCGCAGGGGAACCGGGAAAACGGGCCTGCCACTGTCTCAGGCGGCGGCGTATTCAGCCCGCAGCGCCTTGCGGCGGATCTTGCCAAAGCCGTCGCGGGGTAGCACCTCGCAGATGTGGAAGCGTTTCGGCACTTCCTGCGGGCCGAGGTGCTGGTGGCAGAAAGCGCGCAGCGCCGCCTCGTCGAGGACGCTGCCCTCCTTCGGCACGACACAGGCGAGAACCTTCTGGCCCCACTCCCGGTCGTCCACGCCAAAGACCACCGCGTCGCCCACCTGAGGCGCGCGCAGCAGCACGGCCTCGACGGTCTCGGGGTGGACCTTCACGCCGCCGGTGTTGATCACATCATCGCGCCGCCCGCCGAGGTAGAGATAGCCCTCCTCATCCAGCCAGCCGACATCGCCGATGCTCTGAAAGCCATCGGCGTCGCGTTCGGGGGCCGGGGCGTCCGGGCCGGTGTAATGGCTGCGTCCCGACAGGTCATCGGGGCGCATAAAGATCTCGCCCGGCGCGCCCACAGGCTGCAGCTGCCCATCCGCGCCATAGATCCGGATTTCCGTTTCGAAGCCGCGCCCGACCGAGCCCTGATGGGTCAGCCATTCGGCACCGGTGATGGTGGTCTGGCCGGTGTTCTCGCCCGAGCCGTACATCTCTGTCACGCGCTCCGGCCCCAGAACCTCGATCCACGCCTGTTTGAGCCAGCCCGCGCAGGGCGCACCGGTGTGATAGAGCGCGTGCAGGCTGGCAAGGGTCGCGCCGCTGTCCTCCAGCCGGTCATACATGCGCACCATCATCGTCGGCACCAGCATGGCAAAGCCCACCTCATGGGCGTCGATGGCCTGCAGGGCGCGAACCGCGTCGAAGCGTTCCATGAGCACCAGCCGGTTGCCCTCGAAAAGGCCGTTCTGCGCCCATGTGAAGGGCGCGTTGTGGGACATGGCCCCGCAGACCAACTGCGTCTGATCGCAGCGGAACCCCAGACGCGGCGCCACCCGTCCCCAGCTTGCGCCGGGCACGCGGGTGAAGGGGCGGTCGTCGCACATCATCTTGGGCAGGCCGGTGGAGCCGCCCGAAAGCACGATCTTGCCCGGCAGCGGGATACGGTCCTCGACCGGCGTGGCGGGCAGGCTTGCCGCCAGCGCCTCGAAGTCGGCCAGCGAGATATCCCCCAGCCCCTCGGGCTGCCCGATCACCAACGCCGCACCGCTACGCACTTTCATGGCGGCGGCGGTCTCGGGCCGGATGCCGGGGTCGAGCACCATGGTCGTCGCACCCACCCGCCAGACCGCGACGGCCAGCGCCAGATGGGCGGGGATGTTCCCAAGGGCGAAAGCGACCACATCGCCCTGCCCCACGCCGCGCGCGATCAGCGCGCGGGCGAACCCGTCGGCCATGGCATTGAGCCCCGACCAGCTCAGCGATTGCGCCTCTCCGCGCGCGGGCAGAAAGCACACCGCTTCGGCATCGCCGCGCTCGGCGGCCAGTTGGCGCAGCCGCGCGCCATAGCTGATCGGGGTTTGGGTCATGGATGCCTCAGACTTCCTCGAAGTGGATGTCCTGCGCCCCGTCCCACAGAACCTTGGGGCCGATCTCGGCCAGCTTGTCGAGGTTCGAGGTCAGGGTGATGAAATGGTTGCCCGCAAGCTGCCCCATCTTCGAGGCGAAATGCACGCCGCCGTAGGCCAGCAGGATCTCGGTCTCCGAAATACCGCCCGGATAGAGGATGAACTGCCCCGGTGCCGGATAGCTGGTGTGGTTTTCATATTCGACGCCGAAATCGGTCTCGCCGAGCGGGATCCACACGCCCTCGCCGCTCCAACGCACGTGCACCACCTTGCTGGTATAGGGCATCTGCGCGCGGAAGGCGGCGACGGTCTTGGGCGCCGCCTCTTCCTCGAAGCGCGCGTCGAATTCGATGCCCGCGATGGTGACTTTGAGTTTGGTCATGGGATGGTCCTTGAAAGAAGTCAGTCGATGAGCCCGAAGAGCCGCGGCAGGAACAGCGACAGGTCGGGAATGAAGGTCACCGCGATCAGCATGGCAAAGAGCCCGGCGAGCGGCCAGCCAAGGCGGCGCGACACCTGCAGCACCGTGCGGCCCGCGACGCTGGACGACACGAAGAGCGACACGCCGTAGGGCGGCGTCACCGTGCCGATGGCGCAGTTGAGGATCACCAACAGTGAGAAGTGCAGCGGGTCGACGCCCATCTGCGCCGCGATCGGCGAGAGCACCGGCACGATAATCAGGATCGCCGCGATGGTCTCGAGGAACATGCCCACAAAGAGGAACAGCAGGTTAGCGATGATCAGGAAGATCACTTGGCTGCTGGACACGCTGGCAATCCAATCGCCGAGGATCTGCGGCACATTGGCATTGGCGATGAGCCACGAGAAGACGCTGGCGGTGCCGATGATCAGCATGACTGCGGCAGAAAGAGAAGCGGTGCGCAGGATCAGCCCCGGCAGCGCCGAGAGCTTCAGGTCGCGATAGACGAAGGCACCGACGAGCAGACCGTAGAAGCCGGAAACCGCGGCAGCCTCGGTCGGGGTGAAGATACCCCCGAGGATGCCGCCGAGGATCAGCACCGGCATCCCGGCGGCGGGCAGCGCGGCCCAGCCGGTGCGGCCTAGGCGCGCCATGGTGAAAGGCTCGGCGTCACGGTAGGTCTCGCCGCCCTTCTTGGCTTGGAAGTAAGCGATGAGCATCAGCATCACGATGCACATCAGCCCCGGCAGAACGCCCGACACAAAGAGCGCGCCGATCGACACGTTGGACACCACGGCGAGGATCACCATGGTCAGGCTCGGCGGGATGACCTGCGCGATGGATCCGGCGCAGGCGATCAGCGCCGCGCCGAAGTCGACGTCATAGCCCCGGCGGCGCAGCTGCGGCTGCATGATCGCCGAGATCGCGGCGGTGTCCGCCGAGCCAGACCCCGAGATCGCTGCAAGACCGGCGGCGGCGACGCAACTCACCTGATAGAGGCTGCCGACCACCCAGCCGATCAGCGCAGAGGCGAAATCCACGATGCGGCGCGAGATGCCGCCCGCGTCCATGATCACCCCGGCAAAGACGAAGAAGGGAATGGCCATCAGGGTGAAGGAGTTGAGCCCCGCAAAAACGCGCTGGCTGACGATGGCGACGGGCACATCGGTGGTGGTGACCAGCGCCAGCACGGCAGAGGCGCCCAGCACAAAGACCACCGGAACACCGAGGGCGAGAAGGAAAACGAAGGCGGCAGCGATCACGATCATCAGAGCGCCTCCTCGGCGTCGGGTTCGGGCGGCGGGAAGGGATTGTCCCAACGCTGGATGACCGAAAGCAGCAGTTCCAGCACCATGTAGCCCGCGCCGAACGGCAGGCAGAGATAGACGTATTTCATCGGCATGCGCAGCGCCGGCGAGCTTTGGAAGCTGCCCATCTTCAGCAGCGGCAGGCTGCCCCATGCGAGCGCCGCCAGAAAGGCGGTGATGACCAGTGCGATGGCGATCAGCGCCACGCGCGCCATCGGCAGCGGCAGCTGCGCGGGCAGCATGTCGA
This portion of the Salipiger sp. CCB-MM3 genome encodes:
- a CDS encoding TRAP transporter large permease, whose amino-acid sequence is MVYLILIGGLLAGAPIAIAIIAALLYFMATGEAPYTLRIVPTEIYKGLNSFPLLAIPLFVLAGELMNESGITGRIIAFANVLVGRMRAGLALVNIWASVIFAGLSGSAVADTSAIGRVFIPEMEKHGYDRSFAAALTAASSVIGPIIPPSIPVIIYALIVSGVSVPALFLAGVIPGILLAVFLSAYVMLTVKVDKGDQTGDLGGPSNGQALLQGILPLLMPVLVVGSILLGIVTPTEAASFAVGYALILGLFVYRNIRLSALPRIFSGAMRDSAVILIIIAAVSAANWLLTYNRVPNMLTDWVLTNVDSKTTFLLAVIVLFLFVGLFLEGIAAMLVLVPILHPIAVSMGVDPTHFGILVIFNLMIGLITPPLGLCLFVAEGVANVGMARLIRSIMPFFFVEVLVLFILTFVPETVIWLPRVLGY
- a CDS encoding bifunctional sugar phosphate isomerase/epimerase/4-hydroxyphenylpyruvate dioxygenase family protein, giving the protein MKTAIATVSISGTLPEKLEAIAAAGFDGVEIFEQDFIAHDGGAREVGRMIRDHGLEIPLFQPFRDFECLPEPLRSKAFDRAKRKFDVMQELGTDLILICSSVHPRSLGGIQRAANDLAELGEIAKERGIRLGYEALAWGRHINDHRDAWEIVRQADHSNVGIILDSFHTLGRKLDPESIRAIPGEKIFFVQLADAPAIEMDLLYWSRHFRNMPGEGDLEVKRFMQAVMAAGYKGPISLEIFNDQFRGSNARATAQDGYRSLIALMDDVRRAEPETKIDMPAIPPRVRAEDVSFVEFAARDGEVETLTDMLRTLGFRNAAKHRNKAITLWQQGDVRIVVNSETEGHAAHVWNTRGLSVCDIGLQVSSAHDTVERATALGSPTFSQPTGPGELAIPAIRGLGGSVMHFIDGTSGLGEVWDVEFEATGEAKAPGAGLTHVDHLAQTMSYEDMLSWTLFYSTLFDMEKSPMVDVIDPDGLVRSQVVESAAGRLKITLNGAETHRTLAGRFLASTFGASVQHIALSTDDIFASVAQMQKLGFQPLPIPGNYYDDLAARFDMPDGLLERLRAGNILYDREGEAEFFQVYSRAFAGGMFFEIVQRGPGYKGFGGPNAPFRIAAQKRLGPSKGIPQS
- a CDS encoding nucleoside hydrolase — its product is MKLIIDTDPGVDDALAILYAAAQPQIDLLGLTTVFGNVTVAQATRNALYLVERAGLDIPVAEGAAKALELPPATPSHHVHGPEGFGSLPEMTPKGAKLDETAAEFLVRMAREHKGELVLCPIGPITNIADAIRLDPEFARNVKRIVFMGGALDAPGNISPHAEANTYHDPHALDIVLQSGANICMVGLDVTMQVLLRAEDFAELERRDPEHGAFLREMSHFYLDFYRSVGVEGCGLHDPLAVMACIMPQIVGIERAPLQVTLDGPEIGNTLRCTGRPEVEIALSCDPVEVKRLFMETFGG
- a CDS encoding class I adenylate-forming enzyme family protein: MTQTPISYGARLRQLAAERGDAEAVCFLPARGEAQSLSWSGLNAMADGFARALIARGVGQGDVVAFALGNIPAHLALAVAVWRVGATTMVLDPGIRPETAAAMKVRSGAALVIGQPEGLGDISLADFEALAASLPATPVEDRIPLPGKIVLSGGSTGLPKMMCDDRPFTRVPGASWGRVAPRLGFRCDQTQLVCGAMSHNAPFTWAQNGLFEGNRLVLMERFDAVRALQAIDAHEVGFAMLVPTMMVRMYDRLEDSGATLASLHALYHTGAPCAGWLKQAWIEVLGPERVTEMYGSGENTGQTTITGAEWLTHQGSVGRGFETEIRIYGADGQLQPVGAPGEIFMRPDDLSGRSHYTGPDAPAPERDADGFQSIGDVGWLDEEGYLYLGGRRDDVINTGGVKVHPETVEAVLLRAPQVGDAVVFGVDDREWGQKVLACVVPKEGSVLDEAALRAFCHQHLGPQEVPKRFHICEVLPRDGFGKIRRKALRAEYAAA
- a CDS encoding DUF3830 family protein; the protein is MTKLKVTIAGIEFDARFEEEAAPKTVAAFRAQMPYTSKVVHVRWSGEGVWIPLGETDFGVEYENHTSYPAPGQFILYPGGISETEILLAYGGVHFASKMGQLAGNHFITLTSNLDKLAEIGPKVLWDGAQDIHFEEV